A region of Polycladomyces subterraneus DNA encodes the following proteins:
- a CDS encoding branched-chain amino acid ABC transporter permease — protein sequence MLVQQILNGVALGFIYILVAVGLTMVYGVLKLLHFAHGVIYMVGAFAAMIAITDLHLPFAVAILFAMVVAALAGMAVERVAYRPLRSGHPIATLISGVGVAIFLENLFQVIFTSDPQPFPETGVNVSVIHLTESITFTNVKLYIILAGLVGLGLLYAFLKFTRMGIAIQAAAQDMRAASLMGVNVNRVVSVTFMVGSALAAAAGVLVAWNFNSLFPTMGAIPGLKAFCVVVLGGLGSIPGTIAGGLILGIVESLSDGFMTGMVIDKDAIAFVILILILLVRPSGLFGRHVEKV from the coding sequence ATGTTAGTGCAGCAGATTCTAAACGGAGTGGCGCTCGGTTTCATCTACATCTTGGTGGCTGTCGGACTGACAATGGTCTACGGGGTGCTGAAGCTGCTCCACTTTGCCCATGGCGTCATCTACATGGTCGGGGCATTTGCCGCCATGATCGCCATAACCGATCTGCACCTGCCGTTTGCCGTTGCCATCCTGTTTGCCATGGTGGTGGCGGCTTTGGCCGGGATGGCAGTCGAACGGGTAGCCTACCGGCCACTTCGAAGTGGCCATCCCATCGCCACCTTGATCAGCGGAGTAGGTGTGGCGATCTTTTTGGAAAACCTGTTTCAGGTGATCTTCACCTCCGACCCCCAGCCGTTTCCCGAGACTGGCGTCAATGTATCGGTCATCCATTTGACGGAGTCGATCACGTTTACCAACGTGAAACTCTACATCATCCTGGCCGGGTTGGTCGGCCTGGGTCTCTTGTACGCGTTCCTGAAATTCACCCGGATGGGGATTGCCATCCAGGCGGCCGCGCAGGACATGCGCGCGGCATCGCTCATGGGCGTGAATGTTAACCGTGTGGTGTCCGTCACGTTTATGGTCGGATCGGCACTGGCTGCAGCTGCAGGGGTGCTGGTCGCGTGGAACTTCAATTCGCTCTTTCCCACGATGGGTGCGATCCCCGGGCTGAAGGCGTTCTGTGTGGTTGTCCTCGGCGGCTTGGGGTCCATCCCGGGTACCATCGCCGGCGGGCTTATTCTCGGGATCGTGGAGTCATTGAGCGACGGTTTCATGACAGGGATGGTGATCGACAAGGATGCGATCGCTTTTGTCATTCTGATTCTGATCTTGTTAGTGCGGCCGTCCGGATTGTTCGGTAGGCACGTGGAGAAAGTGTAG
- a CDS encoding ABC transporter substrate-binding protein: MKKRSLFLTGLLSIALFISACSGGGGDTIKIGWFGPLTGPSATDGTHSRDAALLAIEQFNAAGGLKGKKVELVAEDDQSKPEEALKAVQKLINIDNVVAIIGGSYSAPTKTVAPKVQEAKVPMVVAYAVHPQITKGGDYVNRIIYTGPIQGKAMADYAVNELGKKNIAVLYVDIDYGKSIFGAFKEEAEKLGAKIVIDRPFKIGDKDFSSLLTAVKGANPDALYVVGYYNEAAAIVEQAKEAGITAQLLGVDGFDSPKYLELGKENTEGSVFTTSFYTSDKREAVQKFVQAWKEKYQGEPDMLSSQSYDAAMVILEALKKVGTDREALAKAINETKDFEGTSGKITFGPDHEVIKPIIFMTVKDGKFKFVKSKVYN, from the coding sequence GTGAAAAAACGTTCGTTGTTTCTGACTGGCTTGTTAAGTATAGCTCTGTTTATAAGCGCTTGTTCCGGCGGTGGAGGTGACACGATCAAGATCGGCTGGTTTGGTCCGCTTACCGGTCCAAGCGCAACGGACGGCACGCACAGCCGCGACGCCGCTCTGCTGGCGATTGAACAGTTTAATGCAGCGGGCGGTTTGAAAGGCAAAAAGGTGGAACTGGTTGCTGAGGACGATCAGAGCAAGCCGGAAGAAGCACTGAAAGCGGTGCAAAAACTGATCAACATCGACAATGTCGTGGCCATCATAGGTGGGTCGTACAGCGCCCCGACGAAGACGGTAGCGCCCAAGGTACAGGAAGCGAAAGTCCCGATGGTGGTCGCCTACGCCGTTCACCCACAGATCACCAAGGGCGGAGACTACGTGAACCGTATCATCTACACCGGCCCAATCCAAGGGAAGGCGATGGCCGACTACGCTGTCAACGAACTGGGCAAGAAAAACATCGCCGTGCTGTACGTCGACATCGACTACGGTAAGTCCATCTTCGGCGCGTTTAAAGAAGAAGCGGAGAAGCTGGGGGCAAAAATCGTTATCGACCGTCCGTTCAAGATAGGGGACAAAGACTTCAGCTCGCTCCTAACCGCGGTCAAGGGAGCCAACCCGGATGCCCTGTATGTTGTTGGGTACTACAACGAGGCGGCGGCCATCGTGGAGCAGGCAAAAGAGGCCGGCATTACCGCCCAATTGCTCGGCGTGGACGGGTTTGACTCGCCGAAGTACCTGGAGCTCGGGAAAGAAAATACAGAAGGTTCCGTCTTCACCACCTCGTTCTATACGAGTGATAAGCGTGAAGCGGTGCAAAAGTTTGTGCAAGCGTGGAAAGAGAAGTACCAAGGCGAGCCGGACATGCTGTCTTCGCAAAGCTATGACGCAGCCATGGTAATCCTTGAGGCACTGAAAAAAGTGGGTACGGACCGCGAGGCACTTGCAAAGGCTATCAACGAGACGAAAGATTTTGAAGGAACGTCGGGCAAAATCACGTTTGGTCCCGATCATGAAGTCATCAAACCAATCATCTTTATGACGGTGAAGGACGGAAAATTCAAGTTCGTCAAATCTAAGGTATACAACTAA
- a CDS encoding helix-turn-helix domain-containing protein — MKQDPAQATFSHLLLSGTLVHEGSFQEMQEAFGIGMHPQVVMVISIDRYPDLVIGKPFQWRMEIGHQVVEGVCEAVTVPFVWVWVAEGVLAVLLQLSLDPPSERTCKEVTERIARQIQKHCKVRGVNVSIGIGGYYDNPYMLHYSYEEAKESMVDRFFQGNSLIFHYEKKTGKSGTWQSPLALEERAELVARVRIGDEEGAVTYLRTLLEKLAQTYRHDVNMFKSEAVELVITMSRQVLESGANAAVILSENARFIQDLYVTIRYDKFVQKVCEYARRLTQHMEPQHLTSASPVIRKAVRYLKENLQRRISLEEVAQYCCVSVYHLSHLFKRETGMTLIDFLNKLRVEKAMHFLEATDCTIQEIAYFVGFQDANYFSRTFKKYVKRSPSAYRRAKLC; from the coding sequence ATGAAGCAAGACCCCGCACAAGCCACGTTTTCACATCTGTTGCTGTCGGGCACCCTCGTGCACGAAGGCAGTTTTCAGGAGATGCAAGAGGCCTTCGGGATTGGGATGCATCCGCAAGTCGTGATGGTGATCTCTATTGACCGCTATCCTGATTTGGTAATCGGCAAACCATTTCAATGGCGAATGGAGATCGGACATCAAGTGGTGGAAGGCGTGTGCGAAGCTGTCACCGTTCCGTTTGTCTGGGTGTGGGTAGCCGAAGGCGTGCTTGCCGTCTTGTTACAGTTGTCGCTTGACCCACCCTCCGAGCGTACTTGTAAAGAGGTGACGGAGCGGATTGCCCGTCAGATCCAGAAGCACTGTAAGGTCCGAGGGGTGAACGTGTCGATCGGGATCGGGGGCTATTACGACAATCCATACATGCTGCACTACTCCTACGAAGAAGCGAAAGAGTCGATGGTAGACCGTTTTTTTCAAGGCAATTCGCTCATTTTTCACTACGAGAAGAAAACGGGCAAAAGCGGAACATGGCAGTCGCCGCTTGCGCTGGAAGAACGGGCGGAACTGGTGGCTAGGGTGCGAATTGGCGACGAGGAAGGGGCCGTCACTTACTTACGCACACTCCTTGAAAAGTTGGCCCAGACCTATCGTCATGATGTCAACATGTTCAAATCGGAAGCTGTGGAATTGGTCATCACCATGTCCCGACAGGTTCTGGAATCGGGGGCGAACGCAGCAGTAATCCTGTCGGAAAACGCACGCTTTATTCAGGATTTGTACGTCACGATCCGCTATGACAAGTTTGTCCAGAAGGTGTGCGAGTACGCCCGGCGGCTGACACAGCACATGGAGCCGCAACACTTAACCTCCGCTTCGCCGGTGATCCGCAAGGCGGTCCGCTATCTGAAGGAAAACCTGCAACGTAGGATTTCTCTGGAGGAGGTAGCACAATATTGTTGCGTGAGTGTCTACCACTTAAGCCATCTGTTCAAGCGGGAGACGGGCATGACCCTGATCGATTTTCTCAACAAGCTGCGCGTGGAAAAAGCGATGCACTTCCTGGAAGCGACGGATTGCACCATTCAGGAGATCGCGTATTTCGTCGGATTTCAGGATGCCAACTACTTTTCCCGGACGTTCAAAAAGTATGTGAAACGCTCCCCCTCAGCCTATCGCCGAGCAAAATTGTGCTAA
- a CDS encoding IS5 family transposase (programmed frameshift), with translation MARRGELTYQAWEKIAPLLPNNNRPGKPWKDHRTVINSILWKLRTGAPWRDLPERYGPWKTCYDRFVRWRKDGTWERLLAHEQTHSDAVSDVEWVVSVDTTIVRAHQHTAGAKRAGADRKKGNQYFQNEALGKSRGGLTTKIHLACDGKGRPLAVLLTPGQRHDSTQLETLLEAIRVPRQGRGRPRKRPDRLIADRGYSYPGCRRLLKRRGIAHTIPERIDQRMRRSQLPGRPLSFDQELYARRNVVERCINRLKQWRGIATRYEKKAVNFHAVLLIACLMIWLNS, from the exons ATGGCAAGACGCGGAGAGTTAACGTATCAGGCATGGGAAAAGATCGCTCCGTTACTTCCGAACAACAATCGACCCGGAAAGCCCTGGAAAGATCATCGCACGGTGATCAACAGTATCCTGTGGAAACTCAGAACAGGCGCGCCTTGGCGAGACCTTCCCGAGCGTTATGGCCCATGGAAAACTTGCTATGATCGATTCGTGAGATGGAGGAAAGACGGCACATGGGAGCGGCTGCTGGCTCATGAGCAAACTCATTCGGACGCCGTTTCCGATGTAGAGTGGGTAGTTTCAGTTGACACCACGATCGTTCGGGCGCATCAGCATACGGCAGGAGCA AAAAGAGCCGGAGCAGACCGAAAAAAGGGGAACCAGTACTTCCAAAATGAGGCTTTAGGAAAAAGCCGGGGAGGACTGACCACCAAAATCCATCTCGCCTGTGATGGAAAAGGACGCCCTCTCGCCGTACTCCTGACCCCTGGCCAACGTCACGACAGCACTCAATTGGAAACTCTTTTGGAGGCCATTCGTGTGCCACGCCAGGGGCGTGGCCGCCCTCGGAAACGCCCGGATCGCCTGATTGCAGACCGTGGCTACAGCTACCCCGGTTGTCGCCGTTTGTTGAAACGTCGCGGAATTGCTCACACCATTCCTGAAAGAATCGACCAGAGAATGAGGCGTTCGCAGCTCCCAGGTCGCCCCCTTTCCTTTGATCAGGAACTTTATGCTCGTCGAAACGTTGTTGAACGTTGCATCAATCGTCTGAAGCAGTGGCGTGGCATCGCCACGCGCTATGAGAAAAAGGCGGTTAATTTTCATGCAGTTCTTCTTATTGCCTGTTTAATGATTTGGCTGAACAGCTGA